One segment of Bradyrhizobium sp. WD16 DNA contains the following:
- a CDS encoding IS630 family transposase, whose product MARPVKVLTADAETRAELQRRANAPTSAHRDRFRAKIILLRLEGVKIELVAEQMDTSMPTVSTWSSRFEAHGLDGLDDKGGRGRKPSITEKKIERVITDATRPPKNRKRWSVRSMGRHAGVSHSTVQRIWSKNDLKPHIVKTFKLSNDPEFEKKFWDVIGLYLDPPAKALVLCCDEKSQCQALERTQLGLPLAPKRPRTMTHDYTRHGTITLFAALDAMKGKLIARTEARHTHIEWLRFLKQINRETPEELDIHLIQDNYATHKHPKVKAWLARHPRFKSHFTPTSSSWMNLVERFFADLTADVIRSGSFASIGELVRDIEAYLSDRNAAPKPYTWRAEGAAILEKINRARAALDKIEAA is encoded by the coding sequence ATGGCGCGTCCCGTCAAGGTACTTACCGCCGATGCGGAGACACGGGCTGAACTCCAACGGAGGGCCAATGCTCCGACCAGTGCGCATCGCGATCGTTTTCGAGCAAAAATTATTCTGCTGCGTCTGGAGGGGGTGAAAATCGAGCTCGTCGCCGAGCAGATGGATACATCGATGCCAACGGTGTCGACATGGTCCAGCCGGTTCGAGGCACACGGGCTCGACGGCCTCGACGACAAGGGCGGACGCGGACGCAAGCCCTCGATTACAGAGAAGAAAATCGAGCGTGTCATCACCGATGCCACGCGTCCGCCGAAGAACCGCAAGCGTTGGAGCGTGCGCAGCATGGGCCGCCATGCCGGAGTATCGCACAGTACTGTGCAGCGGATCTGGTCAAAGAATGACTTGAAGCCCCACATTGTAAAGACGTTCAAGCTCTCGAATGATCCGGAGTTTGAGAAAAAGTTCTGGGACGTGATCGGGCTCTACCTCGATCCGCCAGCGAAGGCGCTGGTGTTATGCTGCGACGAGAAGAGCCAATGCCAGGCTCTGGAACGCACTCAACTTGGCTTGCCGCTTGCCCCGAAGCGTCCCCGGACAATGACTCACGATTACACCCGGCATGGCACGATTACGTTGTTTGCTGCCCTCGATGCGATGAAAGGCAAGTTGATCGCGCGCACCGAGGCGCGTCACACTCACATCGAATGGCTCAGGTTCCTGAAACAGATCAATCGCGAAACGCCCGAGGAACTCGACATCCATCTGATCCAGGACAACTATGCCACGCATAAGCATCCAAAGGTCAAGGCTTGGCTCGCCCGTCACCCGCGCTTCAAGTCGCACTTCACGCCGACATCTTCGTCCTGGATGAACCTCGTCGAACGCTTCTTCGCTGATTTAACCGCCGACGTGATACGCTCGGGCAGCTTCGCTTCCATCGGCGAACTCGTCCGCGACATCGAAGCCTATCTCTCCGATCGCAATGCCGCCCCGAAGCCCTACACGTGGAGGGCCGAGGGCGCGGCCATCCTCGAAAAAATCAACCGCGCCCGCGCCGCCCTCGACAAAATCGAGGCAGCGTGA
- a CDS encoding methyl-accepting chemotaxis protein produces the protein MPALERQDIAQAKSAYSRLAGIYASHRAIIDDLVDRAKAYDADLENSAAARISVFIYLTWTICGVAILVIALGIGAIVFGIVRPVVRLTSAVTDIASGNLNATVPGRDRSDEVGELACAIGMVRQNAEIKARNDVEQKARDVVVAAAQRKADTQRLAETFESAIGDIVHTVSSASAKLESSARSLASTASNSERLAATVAQGSEEASVNVQSVASATEELSSSIDEISRQVQESARIAAAAVAEALRINDRVTALSGAASRIGDVVELINAIAGQTNLLALNATIEAARAGESGRGFAVVASEVKALATQTANATSEIGQHISGIQSETAESAAAIAAISRTIDRLAEISSAIAAAIEEQGAATREISRNVQQASHGSNQVASNIADVKLGATQTGSATAQVLAAAQSLSADSGLLRSEVESFLASVRAS, from the coding sequence GTGCCGGCGCTCGAAAGGCAGGATATCGCCCAGGCCAAATCGGCCTATAGCCGCCTCGCGGGCATCTACGCCAGCCATCGAGCGATCATCGACGACCTCGTCGATAGAGCCAAGGCCTACGATGCCGACCTCGAGAACTCGGCGGCCGCGCGGATTTCCGTGTTCATCTATCTGACCTGGACAATCTGCGGTGTGGCGATCCTCGTGATCGCCCTGGGTATCGGCGCCATCGTGTTCGGCATTGTCCGTCCGGTAGTCCGCTTGACGTCCGCCGTGACCGACATCGCTTCGGGCAATCTCAACGCCACTGTTCCGGGTCGAGATCGGTCCGATGAGGTCGGCGAACTCGCCTGCGCCATCGGCATGGTGCGGCAGAACGCCGAGATCAAGGCCCGCAACGACGTCGAGCAGAAGGCGCGGGATGTCGTCGTGGCCGCGGCACAGCGGAAGGCGGACACACAGCGCCTCGCCGAGACGTTCGAGTCAGCCATCGGCGACATTGTCCATACGGTTTCCTCAGCCTCCGCCAAGCTGGAATCGTCCGCGCGATCATTGGCGTCGACGGCAAGCAACTCGGAGAGACTGGCCGCGACCGTCGCCCAGGGCTCCGAGGAGGCATCCGTCAACGTCCAATCGGTCGCATCGGCGACGGAAGAACTGTCGTCATCGATCGACGAGATCAGCCGTCAGGTTCAGGAATCAGCCCGGATCGCGGCCGCAGCCGTCGCAGAGGCGCTACGCATCAATGATCGCGTAACCGCCCTGTCAGGCGCAGCAAGCCGAATCGGCGACGTCGTCGAATTGATCAATGCCATCGCGGGCCAGACAAATCTTCTCGCCCTGAATGCCACCATCGAGGCCGCCCGGGCCGGCGAATCCGGCCGTGGATTTGCGGTCGTGGCATCGGAGGTCAAGGCGCTGGCGACCCAGACCGCAAACGCAACCAGTGAGATCGGACAGCATATTTCGGGAATCCAGAGCGAAACGGCGGAGTCGGCCGCAGCCATCGCAGCCATATCGCGGACCATCGACAGGCTCGCGGAGATCTCCTCGGCGATCGCGGCGGCGATCGAAGAGCAAGGCGCGGCGACAAGGGAGATCTCCCGCAACGTCCAGCAGGCGTCGCATGGGTCCAATCAGGTGGCGTCGAACATTGCGGACGTGAAGCTCGGTGCGACGCAGACCGGCTCGGCAACGGCGCAGGTTCTGGCGGCCGCGCAGTCGCTTTCGGCTGACAGCGGTCTGCTTCGGTCGGAGGTCGAGAGCTTTCTGGCGTCGGTCCGCGCGTCCTGA
- a CDS encoding acyl-CoA thioesterase II encodes MMSQSENDLHPLENATRLTWHDGHWRGHTSPDYWAFIGPFGGATAATLLRAVLDHPDRIGDPLALTVNYCAPIAEGQFQIAIRAAKTNRSTQHWTMELCQQDGEALATATAVFAVRRPTWNHAVARIPHAPAPQTLARFENKLSRSSWIDRYDMRFVGGNPAFGATPQSEPQPADTLLWLRDAEPRRLDYLSLVSMSDAFFGRVFHILGVLVPFGTVTLTTYFHGGAQDMVAENDWVLGRAGASVFRNGFGDQSVELWAPDGRLLTTSIQATYYRDWKPADTSD; translated from the coding sequence ATGATGTCGCAGAGCGAGAACGATCTTCATCCGCTCGAAAACGCCACACGCCTCACCTGGCATGACGGACACTGGCGCGGGCACACCTCCCCCGACTACTGGGCCTTCATCGGCCCGTTCGGCGGCGCCACCGCCGCAACGCTGCTGCGCGCCGTGCTCGACCATCCCGATCGCATCGGCGATCCCCTGGCGTTGACCGTCAACTACTGTGCGCCGATCGCCGAGGGGCAATTCCAGATTGCGATCAGGGCCGCAAAAACCAACCGCTCGACCCAGCACTGGACCATGGAGCTCTGTCAGCAGGATGGCGAGGCGCTGGCCACCGCCACTGCGGTATTTGCCGTCCGGCGACCGACCTGGAATCACGCGGTAGCGCGCATACCGCACGCGCCGGCGCCGCAGACGCTGGCGCGCTTCGAGAACAAGCTCAGCCGATCGAGCTGGATCGACCGCTACGACATGCGCTTCGTCGGCGGCAACCCGGCCTTCGGCGCCACACCGCAGAGCGAGCCGCAACCGGCCGACACGCTACTCTGGCTGCGCGATGCCGAGCCGCGGCGACTTGATTATCTATCGCTGGTTTCCATGTCGGACGCCTTCTTCGGCCGCGTCTTCCACATCCTCGGCGTCCTGGTGCCGTTCGGCACGGTGACGCTGACCACTTATTTTCACGGCGGCGCCCAAGACATGGTGGCCGAGAACGACTGGGTGCTGGGGCGCGCCGGCGCCAGCGTCTTCCGCAACGGCTTCGGCGATCAGTCGGTCGAGCTGTGGGCGCCGGACGGCCGCCTGCTCACCACCAGTATCCAGGCGACCTATTACCGTGATTGGAAGCCTGCCGATACCTCGGACTGA
- a CDS encoding nuclear transport factor 2 family protein, which yields MIDALDIMRIADNYIALWNERDATRRRAKLSSQWTEDAKYADPLMQGTGCEGIDALIAGVQQRFPDFSFALTGKPDGHGAYLRFSWALGPRGADGPIKGTDFVVTEAGRIRSVTGFLDQIPG from the coding sequence ATGATCGACGCTCTCGACATCATGAGGATTGCCGACAACTACATCGCACTGTGGAACGAGCGCGATGCAACGCGTCGCCGCGCCAAGCTCTCCAGCCAATGGACCGAAGACGCGAAATATGCCGACCCGCTGATGCAGGGCACCGGCTGCGAAGGCATCGACGCGCTGATCGCCGGCGTGCAGCAGCGTTTTCCCGATTTTTCCTTCGCCCTGACCGGCAAGCCGGACGGACACGGCGCTTATCTGCGCTTTTCGTGGGCTCTTGGCCCTCGTGGCGCCGATGGCCCGATCAAGGGCACCGATTTCGTCGTCACCGAAGCGGGGCGAATCCGCAGCGTTACCGGGTTTCTCGACCAGATCCCGGGCTAA
- a CDS encoding acyl-CoA dehydrogenase family protein, with translation MADLELFRQETRVWLEANCPPEMRRPMTREDDTFWGGRNAHFACEAQRVWFERMRDKGWTVPHWPTEYGGGGLDGEETKILRQEMAAIGARLPLVSFGISMLGPALLKYGTEAQKREHLPKITAGLIRWCQGYSEPNAGSDLASLQTRAVLDGDDFIINGQKIWTSYANYADWIFCLVRTDTAAKKHEGISFILFDMTTPGVSTKPILLISGKSPFCETFFDNVRVPQANVLGQLNRGWDVAKYLLQHERAMISGMGERAGGRPLGQVAADCVGTDVEGHLDDPVLRGQIAIFDIDEAALGCAAERAVDLAKAGLAHPAFSSALKYYGTELNKRRHEILMAAGGIEALEWESERSRDGEAARAWLRTKANSIEGGTSEVMLGIIAKRILDLPGA, from the coding sequence ATGGCCGATCTCGAACTCTTCCGTCAGGAAACCCGCGTCTGGCTCGAGGCCAATTGCCCGCCGGAAATGCGCCGGCCGATGACGCGGGAGGACGACACCTTCTGGGGCGGCCGCAATGCCCATTTTGCTTGCGAAGCTCAGCGGGTATGGTTCGAGCGCATGCGCGACAAGGGTTGGACCGTGCCGCATTGGCCGACCGAATATGGCGGCGGCGGTCTCGATGGCGAGGAAACCAAGATTCTGCGCCAGGAAATGGCGGCGATCGGTGCTCGCTTGCCGCTGGTCAGCTTCGGCATTTCGATGCTGGGGCCGGCGCTGCTGAAATACGGCACCGAGGCGCAGAAGCGCGAACACCTGCCCAAGATCACTGCAGGCCTGATCCGCTGGTGCCAGGGCTACTCTGAGCCCAATGCCGGATCGGATCTGGCGTCGCTGCAGACCCGTGCCGTGCTTGACGGCGACGATTTCATTATCAACGGCCAGAAGATCTGGACGTCCTATGCCAACTATGCCGACTGGATCTTCTGCCTGGTACGGACCGACACCGCGGCCAAAAAGCACGAAGGCATCAGCTTCATCCTGTTCGACATGACCACGCCCGGAGTCTCGACCAAGCCGATCCTGCTGATCTCGGGCAAGTCGCCGTTCTGCGAGACCTTCTTCGACAATGTCCGGGTGCCGCAGGCCAATGTGCTCGGACAGCTCAATCGCGGCTGGGACGTGGCGAAGTATCTTCTGCAGCACGAGCGCGCCATGATCAGCGGCATGGGCGAGCGGGCCGGCGGCCGGCCGCTCGGCCAGGTGGCGGCGGATTGCGTCGGCACCGACGTGGAGGGCCATCTCGACGACCCGGTGCTGCGCGGCCAGATCGCAATCTTTGATATCGACGAGGCGGCGCTCGGCTGTGCCGCCGAACGCGCCGTTGATCTCGCCAAGGCCGGTCTGGCGCATCCCGCCTTCTCGTCGGCGCTAAAATATTACGGCACCGAACTCAACAAGCGCCGCCACGAGATTCTGATGGCGGCCGGCGGCATCGAAGCCCTCGAATGGGAGAGCGAACGCTCGCGGGATGGTGAAGCGGCCCGCGCCTGGCTTCGCACCAAGGCCAATTCCATCGAGGGCGGCACCAGCGAGGTAATGCTCGGGATTATCGCCAAGCGCATCCTCGATCTGCCGGGTGCCTGA
- a CDS encoding acyl-CoA dehydrogenase family protein, giving the protein MALVLTEEQSMLRDSARGLIGGKASVSHLRQLRDSRDATGFSRELWKSFAEMGFAGLLVPEEFGGSALGCVEAGVIMEEIGRTLMPSPFLSTAVVAASALSRGGSRAQKSEHLGRIVSGDLVAALAVDEGPKHRPLRTAMGAIRAGNGFRLSGAKGMVVDGHVADLLIVVARTSGAPGDAAGLTLFLVDPKAKGIEVERTIMVDAHNAARVTFDSVDVTADSVLGEVDQGGRLLEGVLNVGRGAVASEMLGAAEEAFGRTVGYLKERKQFGKYIGEFQALQHRAAHLYCEVELTRAAVLKALQWLDQDFDAAGPAVAVAKAKAGTTGTLAVQEAVQMHGGMGMTDQFDIGFFMKRMRVCQEFFGDSNFHADQLARLKSF; this is encoded by the coding sequence ATGGCTCTCGTCCTCACCGAAGAACAATCCATGCTGCGCGATAGCGCCCGCGGCCTGATCGGCGGCAAAGCGTCCGTGTCGCATCTGCGCCAGCTCCGCGACAGCCGCGACGCGACCGGCTTCTCCCGCGAATTGTGGAAGAGCTTCGCCGAAATGGGGTTTGCCGGGCTCCTGGTGCCCGAGGAGTTCGGCGGCAGCGCCCTCGGCTGCGTCGAAGCCGGAGTGATCATGGAGGAGATCGGGCGCACGTTGATGCCATCACCGTTCCTGTCGACCGCCGTGGTTGCCGCCTCGGCGCTGAGTCGCGGCGGTTCCAGGGCGCAGAAGTCCGAACATCTCGGCCGGATCGTCAGCGGCGACCTTGTCGCCGCGCTCGCCGTCGACGAAGGCCCGAAACACCGTCCGCTGCGCACCGCCATGGGGGCGATCCGCGCCGGCAACGGGTTCCGGCTCTCCGGTGCCAAGGGCATGGTCGTCGACGGCCATGTCGCTGATCTCTTGATTGTCGTAGCACGCACCTCCGGCGCACCAGGCGATGCCGCGGGCCTGACCCTGTTCCTGGTCGATCCCAAGGCCAAGGGTATCGAGGTCGAGCGCACCATCATGGTGGATGCCCACAACGCGGCGCGGGTCACCTTCGACAGCGTCGACGTCACCGCCGACAGCGTGCTCGGCGAGGTCGACCAGGGCGGGCGGCTGCTCGAAGGCGTGCTCAATGTCGGCCGTGGTGCGGTCGCCTCCGAGATGCTCGGCGCCGCCGAGGAGGCGTTCGGCCGGACCGTCGGCTATCTCAAGGAGCGCAAGCAATTCGGCAAATATATCGGCGAATTCCAGGCCCTGCAGCATCGGGCGGCCCATCTCTATTGCGAGGTCGAGCTGACGCGCGCCGCCGTGCTCAAAGCCCTGCAATGGCTCGACCAGGATTTCGACGCGGCCGGTCCCGCGGTGGCGGTCGCCAAGGCGAAGGCCGGCACCACCGGCACCCTGGCGGTGCAGGAGGCGGTCCAGATGCATGGCGGCATGGGCATGACCGACCAGTTCGACATCGGCTTCTTCATGAAGCGAATGCGGGTTTGCCAGGAATTTTTTGGCGATTCAAACTTTCATGCCGACCAACTTGCGCGGCTGAAGAGTTTCTGA
- a CDS encoding amino acid ABC transporter substrate-binding protein, translated as MWTFRTGLLIGCTIAVAVGAAAITYERYDTQTLKRVKRRGELLCGVNTGLPGFSNPDDKGNWSGFDVDFCRAISAAIFDDPTKVRFVPLDANERFKELQSRKIDVLSRNSTWSMARETGYELHFAGVSYYDGQGFMLPKTRKIDSALELDGSKVCVQSNTTTLLNLADYFRANHMTYQEVKMDHLDDLLKAYESGQCDTITTDVSQLYAIRLKFAKPGDHTILPDVISKEPLAPVVRQRDDEWQLIVRWALYAMINAEELGITSKNIDAALKSDKPDVKRLMGTEGAYGEELDLTKDWAARIIRHVGNYGEVYERNVGTGSKLGIPRGMNELWNAGGIQYAPPIR; from the coding sequence ATGTGGACGTTTCGAACCGGCCTGCTGATCGGCTGCACCATTGCTGTCGCGGTGGGTGCTGCCGCCATTACCTATGAACGCTACGACACTCAGACGCTGAAGCGGGTCAAACGCCGGGGCGAACTGCTGTGCGGCGTCAATACCGGCCTGCCCGGCTTCTCCAATCCCGACGACAAGGGTAACTGGAGCGGCTTCGACGTCGATTTCTGCCGCGCCATCTCCGCGGCGATCTTCGACGATCCCACCAAGGTCAGATTCGTGCCGCTTGACGCCAACGAGCGCTTCAAGGAATTGCAGAGCCGCAAGATCGACGTCCTGTCGCGCAATTCCACCTGGAGCATGGCGCGTGAGACCGGCTACGAATTGCACTTCGCCGGTGTGTCCTACTATGACGGCCAGGGCTTCATGCTGCCCAAGACGCGCAAGATCGATTCCGCGCTCGAACTCGACGGCAGCAAGGTCTGCGTCCAGAGCAACACCACGACACTGCTCAACCTCGCCGATTATTTCCGGGCCAATCACATGACGTATCAGGAGGTCAAGATGGACCACCTGGACGATCTTCTGAAGGCCTATGAAAGCGGCCAATGCGACACCATCACCACCGATGTGTCGCAGCTCTATGCGATCAGATTGAAATTCGCCAAGCCCGGCGACCACACCATCCTGCCGGACGTGATCTCGAAGGAGCCGCTGGCCCCGGTGGTCCGTCAGCGTGACGACGAATGGCAGCTCATCGTACGCTGGGCGCTCTATGCCATGATCAATGCCGAGGAGCTCGGCATCACCTCGAAGAACATCGACGCGGCGCTCAAATCCGACAAGCCGGACGTCAAGCGCCTGATGGGCACCGAGGGCGCTTATGGCGAGGAACTCGATCTCACCAAGGATTGGGCGGCGCGCATCATCCGTCACGTCGGCAATTACGGCGAGGTCTACGAGCGCAATGTCGGCACCGGCTCCAAACTCGGCATTCCGCGCGGCATGAACGAGCTGTGGAACGCCGGCGGCATCCAGTACGCGCCGCCGATCCGCTAG
- a CDS encoding L,D-transpeptidase, protein MTASRLLPTLAFAILALITLPGAASAQQVDMSGADQPGYIADDADEQLSPQFQRQMVFFRTAEPPGTIVIQTSERYLYLVQGNNRALRYGIGVGRDGFQWQGLLKISRKAEWPDWTPPPEMIERQPYLPRFMAGGPGNPLGARAFYLGATVYRIHGTNQPQTIGTAVSSGCFRLVNADVVDLYGRVPVGTKVVVRQRPEL, encoded by the coding sequence ATGACTGCCAGCCGGCTTCTTCCCACCCTAGCCTTCGCCATTCTCGCTCTCATCACTCTGCCCGGCGCCGCCTCGGCGCAACAGGTCGACATGAGCGGCGCCGACCAACCAGGCTATATTGCGGACGACGCCGACGAGCAGTTGTCGCCGCAGTTCCAGCGCCAGATGGTGTTCTTCCGCACGGCGGAGCCCCCGGGCACGATCGTCATCCAGACGTCGGAACGTTATCTCTATCTGGTCCAGGGCAACAACCGCGCACTGCGCTACGGCATCGGCGTCGGCCGCGACGGCTTCCAATGGCAGGGGCTGCTCAAGATCTCGCGCAAGGCCGAGTGGCCCGACTGGACGCCACCACCGGAAATGATCGAGCGTCAGCCCTATCTGCCACGTTTCATGGCCGGTGGTCCGGGCAATCCGCTCGGCGCACGCGCGTTCTACCTCGGCGCCACGGTCTATCGCATCCATGGCACCAACCAGCCGCAGACGATCGGCACCGCCGTCTCGTCGGGCTGCTTCCGCCTCGTCAATGCCGACGTGGTTGATCTCTACGGCCGTGTGCCGGTCGGCACCAAGGTCGTCGTTCGGCAGAGGCCTGAACTGTAA
- a CDS encoding DUF2474 domain-containing protein yields the protein MARLLPAGWRSRVMWFVVLWCGGVGSVALLSFVLRQWIAPH from the coding sequence ATGGCGCGACTTTTGCCGGCAGGGTGGCGCAGTCGCGTCATGTGGTTCGTCGTGCTGTGGTGCGGCGGGGTCGGCAGCGTTGCCCTGCTGTCGTTTGTGCTGCGGCAGTGGATCGCGCCGCACTGA
- the cydB gene encoding cytochrome d ubiquinol oxidase subunit II, which produces MNIPGDLATIWAFIIAFAVFAYVVMDGFDLGLGLLFPLFRDKRDRDLMMNSVAPVWDGNETWLVLGGGGLFAAFPLAYAVLMPALYTPIVAMLLGLVFRGVAFEFRWRSPHERSLWDLAFAGGSFVAALAQGIALGAILQGVKVDGRLYGGGWWDWLTPFSILTGCSVVAGYGLLGAAWLVMKTEGDLRERAYAMTWRFLVATLLAIVLVSAATPFLEVAYWRRWFAWPNILATAPVPIAVAIVAALIVRSLAARDDRRPFFLTLVLFALSYAGLGISIYPYVVPQSITIWQAAAPANSQQFMLVGVAIMIPIILIYTGFAYWVFRGKVNAESGYH; this is translated from the coding sequence ATGAATATCCCCGGTGACCTCGCCACCATCTGGGCCTTCATCATCGCCTTCGCGGTATTTGCCTATGTGGTGATGGACGGCTTCGACCTCGGGCTCGGCCTGCTGTTCCCCCTCTTCCGGGACAAGCGCGATCGCGACCTGATGATGAATTCAGTCGCACCGGTATGGGACGGCAACGAAACCTGGCTGGTGCTCGGCGGCGGCGGGCTATTCGCCGCGTTCCCGCTCGCCTATGCCGTGCTGATGCCGGCGCTCTATACGCCGATCGTCGCCATGCTGCTCGGCCTCGTGTTTCGTGGCGTCGCTTTTGAATTCCGATGGCGCAGTCCGCACGAACGCAGCCTGTGGGACCTCGCCTTCGCCGGCGGCTCGTTCGTCGCTGCGCTGGCCCAGGGCATCGCCCTTGGCGCCATCCTGCAAGGCGTCAAGGTCGACGGCCGGCTGTATGGCGGCGGCTGGTGGGACTGGCTGACGCCGTTCAGCATTCTGACCGGCTGCTCGGTGGTCGCCGGCTACGGCCTGCTCGGGGCAGCCTGGCTGGTGATGAAGACCGAAGGCGACCTGCGCGAGCGGGCCTACGCCATGACCTGGCGTTTCCTCGTCGCCACCCTGCTTGCCATCGTCCTGGTGAGCGCGGCAACACCGTTCCTGGAAGTCGCCTATTGGCGTCGCTGGTTCGCCTGGCCGAATATCCTGGCGACCGCGCCGGTGCCGATCGCAGTGGCGATTGTCGCCGCGTTGATCGTGCGCAGCCTCGCCGCACGAGACGACCGGCGGCCCTTCTTCCTGACGCTGGTGCTGTTCGCGCTGTCCTATGCCGGCCTCGGCATCAGCATCTATCCCTACGTCGTGCCGCAGAGCATCACCATCTGGCAGGCCGCGGCTCCGGCCAACAGCCAGCAATTCATGCTGGTCGGCGTCGCGATCATGATCCCGATCATCCTGATCTATACCGGGTTCGCCTATTGGGTGTTTCGCGGCAAGGTCAACGCGGAATCCGGATACCATTGA
- a CDS encoding cytochrome ubiquinol oxidase subunit I produces the protein MLSGLDAIVLARAQFAFTMSFHIIFPAFSIGLASYLAVLEALWLITGREVFITLFHYWLKIFAVAFGMGVVSGIVMSYQFGINWSGFSDKAGAVIGPLMAYEVLTAFFLEAGFLGVMLFGLKRVGKGLHFFATLMVAVGTLLSAFWILSANSWMQTPAGYAVNAEGQFIAADWWTLIFNPSFPYRLVHMVLAAYLTTAFVVGAVGAFHLLRDSVSDGPRVMFSMAMWMAALVAPVQILAGDQHGLNTLAHQPAKVMAMEGHFHSSSGGAPLILFGLPSQSRATVDYAVEIPKASSLILKHDPNAPLAGLDTVPRENWPYVPVVFWSFRIMVGIGLLMLALGLASLYARLRGSLFQSRRLHWFALAMGPSGFVAVLAGWVTTEVGRQPFTIYGLLRTAEAASPLAAPAIASSLLAFVVVYFIVFAAGVIYILRLMAAPPHRGEGGPESHMPGRSAGLTPAAAVALSGTGVGRRA, from the coding sequence ATGCTTTCTGGTCTCGACGCCATCGTCCTCGCCCGCGCGCAGTTCGCATTCACAATGTCGTTCCACATCATCTTCCCTGCCTTTTCGATCGGCCTTGCGAGTTACCTCGCCGTGTTGGAGGCGCTGTGGCTGATCACCGGTCGCGAGGTTTTCATCACCCTGTTCCACTACTGGCTGAAGATCTTCGCGGTGGCCTTCGGCATGGGCGTCGTCTCGGGAATCGTGATGAGCTACCAGTTCGGTATCAACTGGTCGGGCTTCTCCGACAAGGCCGGCGCGGTGATCGGACCGTTGATGGCCTACGAGGTCCTGACCGCCTTCTTCCTCGAGGCCGGTTTTCTCGGGGTGATGCTGTTCGGCCTCAAGCGCGTCGGCAAGGGTTTGCATTTCTTCGCCACACTGATGGTGGCGGTGGGCACGCTGTTATCGGCGTTCTGGATTTTATCGGCCAATTCCTGGATGCAGACACCGGCGGGCTATGCGGTCAACGCTGAGGGACAGTTCATCGCCGCAGACTGGTGGACGCTGATATTCAATCCGTCCTTCCCTTATCGCCTGGTCCATATGGTGCTGGCGGCCTATCTGACCACCGCCTTCGTCGTCGGCGCTGTCGGCGCCTTCCATCTGTTGCGCGACAGCGTCAGCGACGGGCCGCGGGTGATGTTTTCGATGGCGATGTGGATGGCGGCTCTGGTGGCGCCGGTGCAGATCCTGGCCGGCGACCAGCACGGCCTCAATACGCTCGCCCACCAGCCGGCCAAGGTGATGGCCATGGAGGGCCATTTTCACAGCAGCAGCGGCGGTGCACCGCTGATCCTGTTCGGGCTGCCGAGCCAGAGCCGCGCCACCGTCGATTACGCGGTCGAGATCCCGAAGGCCTCGTCGCTGATCCTCAAGCACGATCCCAACGCGCCGCTCGCCGGGCTCGACACGGTGCCGAGGGAGAACTGGCCTTACGTGCCGGTGGTGTTCTGGTCGTTCCGCATCATGGTCGGCATCGGCCTGCTGATGCTGGCACTCGGACTTGCCAGCCTCTATGCGCGCCTTCGCGGCTCGTTATTTCAATCGCGACGACTGCACTGGTTCGCGCTGGCCATGGGCCCGTCGGGCTTCGTCGCGGTGCTCGCCGGCTGGGTCACCACCGAGGTCGGCCGTCAGCCCTTCACTATCTATGGTTTGCTGCGCACGGCCGAGGCCGCCTCGCCGCTCGCCGCTCCCGCGATCGCGTCGTCGCTGCTCGCGTTCGTCGTCGTCTATTTCATCGTCTTCGCCGCTGGCGTGATCTACATCCTGCGCCTGATGGCTGCGCCACCGCATCGGGGCGAGGGGGGCCCGGAGAGCCACATGCCGGGGCGCAGCGCCGGGCTGACGCCGGCGGCCGCCGTGGCGCTCAGCGGCACAGGCGTGGGGAGGCGCGCATGA